TGGGTAGCACGACTCCAGAAGAAACTTATATGATGAATCCCTCTTAAATATTTGTTCTGTTGGTTGAAGGTCTATTGTGGTTTGACTGGTATAAGTGCTAAAGTTGCAGCATGACTGCAGGAGTAACTTTCATATGTCGAACCATGccttttaaatatttatgttgagTTGTTTGcagctttttttttttgtgtgtgtgattTGACTAGCATAATTGCTAAGGTTGCCATGGTATTCTGGTAGCATACCCCTAGAATTCTTTCTGGACTCTGCTCTTTTTAGTATCTGATTGTTTTATTGTTCTTAAATTGGTTACCTGCTCCGTGGATGTGTGCTTCCTTTTCTGTATGGGTTGAGAAATAGCATTGCCTGTGTGGCTCTGCCTTGTTTTCCAAAATTTCGTTTTGCCTGGTTGGTACCACTGAATGTGGCTTGCATGAAATCTTTATTGCTTGTTTTTGGGGGAAGGTGTTGCTACTGATACTGGAAGAACGAGATAATGGCGATTAACATATCACCCCTGGGTTGTCTTAGCTTCTTGACCTTTCTTTTTAGAAGAGTGATGAATAGCTTTATGCTAAACTGAAATAGGTTATTATGCCTGCAGTAAGGAGAATAGGTAATCTGCATTTTGCTGGTGTCATTGCCTAAGACTTGTGCCATCATTCATAACTTGTCTAGGCTTTGTGGTCTCAGGTTTGTAGAATTGAACAATACACGATGTGTGTTCGGGAAACATTTGAAGTTCACTTATAATTTCTCTCAAGTTATTAGGGAAACTTACTTGAAAGTGCTCTCAGATTAACATGAATGAAACATTACAATAGCAGTGGTGTTGCTCGTGTGCATCTCGAGTTCTCGACTATTCCATTGGGTACCTACATTTTTTCACCCATACAAGCATCAAATAAGTATATCTGGACCATCATTTGACCACTTCTATTTCGTTAGGTATATGTGTCTTATTAGTATTAGGGGTCGTTTGTAAGGTGTATAGGAATAGTATTGAATAAGGTATTAGTAAAATTGGAattagttatgctgagattaTTTCTTATCGGTTcttttggtttgatgtattaaaaataacatgcattgcataattttttttaaaaagttgtttGGTGACAAATAATCTCGACATGTGTTGGAAAGGATTTGGAAAAGGTTTTGAAAGAGCAATTCTGTCTTTATATATGCTTATTTGTtatgaatagaattctatttagagtgaatgtctatcttgtagagagttttactttgtgACTAAGTCATTCTCCCCcccccctataaatagaggggtcctaccccattgtaaatcatcccaaaattcaataagaatttcctctctctttctctgcaatattgttcttttacttttattgttttattacacgttatcagcacgagactctaccgtctcaagaagctctttgagaagattaaggtaacttttctcctctttttaattatgactgacattatgaaaagaaagttcattgcccttgaaatttcgggcaagaactatatgacatgagtgttggatgctgaaatccatttagatgcaatgggtcttggagacgccattaaagacaaaactaaagcatccacccaagactgtgctaaggccttgattttcttgcgccatcaccttgatgaagggttgaaaatagaatatctcacagtcaaagatccaTTTGTTTTGTGGAATgacttaaaggaaagatatgacaacttaaagttggtcactcttccacaagcacgatatgattgggctcatctgaggctccaagactttaagtctgtttctgaatataattctgcaatgttcagaattacttctaaattgaaactttgtggagatactatcactgattatgatatgcttgaaaaaacgttcacaacgtttcatgcctccaatatggtcttgcaacagcaatacagagagaaaggtttcaagaagtactctgagttgatttctcttctccttgtggctGAGCGAAATAACGACTTGCTCATGAGAAATCACGAAAATCGACCCactgggtctacaccattgcctgaagtggatgaggtgtattcccattatactaagcgtggaaaaggtcgtgaccctattcgtggtcgtggtcgtggtcatggtcgtggccgtggacaaggaagaaattttcctggtgttaatcaccccccaaagaaaaataaccaccaaaagtggaaagggaaagatgagaagcCAAAGGCAAATGGTTCAGAAACCGAATGTTATCGTTGCGGTGGAAAATGGCATTGGGCAAATATTTGTCGTGTACCAAgacatttggttgagctttatcaagcatctctaaagaaCAAAGACCCTGAAGCTAATTTTGTCTCTGACAATGATtttgacatcacccacttggatgtgGCAGACTTCTTTGAGCGCCCTGAGGGGAAAATAGACTACTTGATCGGTGATGGATCCGTGGTTAAAGAAGATTAAGTAgtctgattttattttattttgcttatTCATATTAGTTAGCAAATATACATCATGTAATTATCGTAGTTTACATGAGTAGTAGTTTTAATTAGTATGTAGAATTAGTATAATCTGTCATTGAATAAAGTTTGATAGTGGTCAAAATTTGTAGTCGGTATCAGTTGTAATTTATCAGTTGAAACTATTTGCTAAAGTTTTTAAATCAACTGACACTATACGAATTTTTAAGCCAGGCGTGAATCCATGTTTGCTACTGTAATGCAgcaacataagttagtcttttcATCTCTACTAATCAGTGCTAAACTACAAATAAAAACAACTATTATTCGTTAATTAAGAGCATAACGGTCTAACCTTCAACTCCCCCTTCAATTGTTTCAAGAGCATCATATCCGTAAAGTGCATGCCTTCTGAAAACACACTCCGTACCAACATATATTGGTCCTTGTATACCATCTAAGCCTTTCATGTTAATCTGTAAAGAATTTCAAGAAATTTTGTTTTCTAATCAAGTTGTTCAATCAAAGATTGTGCCTTACagaatttttttctttatctctgaaaatactaatatttattcgTATATTTCTTTTTGTATGTCAACCTATGAGAAGCAAATATGGATATTCCacaaagcaaacttggatcaaagttcaattgtaaaaatatttgtttaattgatttatgtacgacacatacaatattcaaagagaagaaatatttctctcatttaaatatgtgtaaggcagatgttactacaatttctggtagtagtaaattaattgaaggctctggaagagctactataactctgcctaagggaacaatacttatcatagagaatgcaatgttctcctccaagtccaagaggaacttgttgagatttaaagatatccgtcgaaatggatatcatattgagacaatagatgagaatatcttgaatatctcatcattaCCAAGAATTTCTCTGGCCAAAagagggttattgagaagttccaatctttatcttgtggcttgtattggacaagaattagtgcaattgaggcacattctatcgtaaaccaaaaggttactgattccaatacttttttactttggcatgatcgattgggacaccttggatcaattatgatgagacgaattatagaaaactcaaatgggcattcattaaagaatttaaagattcttttaaataatgaattttcttgcacttcttgttatcaaggcaagttaattattagaccatcaccaacaaaggttggaattgagtcccctgcgtttttggaacgtatacaaggggacatttgtggacctatttacccacctagtgggtcgtttagatattttatggtcttaatagacgcatcttctagatggtctcatgtgtgcctattgtcatctcgcaacctcgcgtttgcaaaattaatggcacaaataattcgactacgggcacaatttcccgataatccaattaagtcctattagacttgataatgctgctgagttttcatcccaagcatttaacgattattgcttatcaattgggatgaAAGTGAAACatcctgtagctcatgttcacactcaaaatggtcttgcagagtctttaattaaacgtctgcaattgatagcaagaccgttactcatgaaaacgaggctgcccacttctgtttggggtcacgcTATTCtgcatgcagcaatgctagttcgtctcagatcgacaaattatcataaatattccccgttgcaactagttttgggtcatgaacctaatatatcccatttaaggatttttggatgcgcagtatatgtgcctgtagcaccgccatatcgcaccaaaatggtccgcaaagaaggttaggaatatatgttgagtttgaatcgccctccattattcgctatcttgaaacATTAACGGGGGATTTattcactgctcgatttgcagactgtcgattcgatgagacacttttcccaaaattagggggagaagtTAGTGAAACCAAACGggaaattttgtggaaaaatccatcattatctcatcttgatccacgtgcctctatttgtaaaagagaggtgcaaaagattatccatttgcggagaatagcaaatcaaatgccagatgcatttacggatttgaaaaggataacaaaatcacatatcctttcagagaatgttccaatccgtattgatgtccatgttggacaatcttctagtgtcatagctaatgagtcaaaagcacgcctaaaacgtggtagaccattaggttctaaggatcgaaatcctagaaaaaggaaaacaaatgatcaaaatgacactacgaaagaaTCTTACGAAGAAATCCACGATTTAATAAATTCTAAGAATCATGAGGAAACCACTGAGcccgagactcaagaaaataaggaactatcaataaatccaatcgatattgagacaaatttgaatcgagtggatatagtggtggattatgtctttgcatataatgttgcatctagcattatgcaagaaagtgaggatcttgaacctcaatctgttggaaAATGTCGACAAAGACtagattggccaaaatggcaagaaacaatccaatcagagttgaattcacttgcaaaacgtgaagtttttgggcctgtagtccaaacacctaatggtgttaaacctgttggctataaatgggtctttgtacataagagaaatgagaaaaatgaggtacaaagatataaggcacgccttattgcacaaggattttcacaaaggcctggtgtcgattatgaagagacatattcacctgttatggatgctataactttccgttatctcattagttttgctgtccataaaagcttgacatgcatttaatggatgtggttaccgcctacctttatggctcacttgataatgagatatacatgaaagtTCCCAATGGATCTAAAATGCCAaacgcacataattcaaagtcccgaaaaatgttttcaatcaaattgcaaagatcgtTGTATGGTCTAAAACAATCAGGACGAATGTGGTATAAtcgtcttagtgagtatttattaaaggaaggctatataaatgatgccatttgcccatgtgtttttataaagaaaacaacatcggaatttgttgtacttgccgtatatgttgatgatataaaccttattggaactcctatagaactccaaagggcaattgattatttaaagaaggaattcgagatgaaagatctcggaaagacaaaattatgtcttgaTTTGCAAATCGAACATTTGGCAAAcggaatttttgttcatcaatctacctacatagaaaaggtattgaaacggttttacatggatggagcacatccattaagtactccgatggttgttcgatcacttgatgtgaataaggatccattcCAACTTCAAGAAGAGAATGAAGagctacttggtcctgaagtaccatatcttagtgcaattggtgcactaatgtatcttgccaatactACAAGGCCTCACATTACTTTTTCAGTTAacgtcttagcaagatatagctctgctcccaCAAGGAGACactggaatggaatcaaacacatattgcagtatctaaaagggactaccgatatgggcttattttatggcaataattgcagtcctgatcttgttggttatgccgatgttgGGTATTTATCCGATCCACACAAGACCCGATCTCAAACAGGTTATGTGTTTACctgtggaggcactgccatatcttggcgatcgactaagcaatcaattgtggctacttcatctaatcatgccgagataattgctattcatgaagcaagtcgagagtgtgtgtggttgaggtctataatacatcttattcgagacaaatgtggtttgagatgtgacaaactacccacgattttgtatgaagacaatgcagcatgcatagctcaattgaagggaggattcataaaaggagataggacaaagcacatttcaccaaaattatttttcacacatgatcttcaaaagaatggtgatatcaatgtgcagcagattcgttcaagtgataatatgactgatttgttcacaaaatctctaccgacgtcaaccttcaagaagctagtgcacaagattgggatgcgaaggctcaaggatgtgaattgatgctctcatcagggggagttaatgcgcgttgtactcttttttccttacaaggttttgtcccactgggttttccttgcaaggtttttaacgaggcaaccaaaaggcgtattattagatatgtgtactctttttccttttctagattttttttcccattgggttttattttaattaaggttttaatgaggcacattactTATCGAGTAagcattcaagggggagtgttatgaatagaattctatttagagtgaatgtctatcttgtagagagttttaccttgtggctaagtcattttctcccctataaatagaggggtcctACCCCgttgtaaatcatcccaaaattcaataagaatttcctctctctctttctctgcaatattgttcttctacttttattgttttattatattattcaTGTATTAAAAATTATGGTATTGTTAATGCCATAGTTTACGATGCATAAGAATAGTACTGAATAAAGTATATAACAAATAAATGTATTAGTTATGCATATATTGAAAAACACTACCTAATAAGGTGAAAAACACTACCAAATAAGGGATTAAATATACTGAAGCTAATACTTGTATTTCCTTAGCACATcttaccaaatgaccccttagtaTCGAGTATCTCCATCTAGCCCATCTTGCGGAAACTTCGAAATTCAATCCGGTATTGCATCTTCtacaatataaaaaataaatgtcGGGTACCTTgtctatttgtttttttttcttccggCCTCTAATGTGATTTTTTAACTAGTCCCATGTTCTTCAGTTCAACTTTATCGTTCGTTAAGCTACACTTTTTGATGCGATATAGTATACGATGATTTAAAATTGAAGATACACCCTCTTTGGTTCCGAAGTGACCCACAACATACCGAAAGAGAAGATGCActttatttatttactatttatatTATACTAGTTAATTTGACCTCGCTTCTCGCGGTTgcaaaatattattatttcatcaCGAAATACTTTTTAGTACTCGAATATTACAAATAATTTAAATTGAGCTTTGcgaaaactaaaaatatttttaattttgctTTGAAAGATAGTCGAAGCATATAAGTTTTAAAGCTCCAATACTAAGGTACTTTTCGATATTTAATTTTTCAAAAGCTAAACCATAAGTCATATCAAAACAAAACCTCTAAAGTGAACACAAAAAGATAAAAGCCACGACGACACAACAATAGAAAGGCTAAAGTAACAGTGTCGTCGAACCTGTTCATGCTTTCGGGAAAATAGAATTGACTAATAATTTGATtacaataaaaattaaatatatttaggccataaatctaagatataataaTTTTATCACCTTTCTGTGTGACTGAAGCTGACGCACACCTCGTCTAATTTTACTAATCAATTCCGATGGGTGAATAGCACCATGAGCCTTCCTTTCAACCAAATACTACTGTAAATTCTTGTGTTTTTATCATATATCAAACTTTTGACAAATATTATCAATCTTTTTATTTAATGTTAACTTGCATTACATCCTTGTAAGAATAGTAAATATATAAAAATCATTATGAGCGATAAAAATTTTGTATACAGATGTCTTTGTAATTCCCTTAGAGAGAAGGGACATGTACGCTGAATAACTCTGTTAATTTTCATAGAAGGACCAGTATAActcaatatactatatatacttttttccttttatatttgATTCTCAAAAGCAACAGAAATCTCCAAAAGAGCGTTGAACGACTATATATCCAATATCAATTTTTGAGGCTACAATGAAAATCTAATATAGTTTAAACTTCATATCACTAAATTATATATAAGCAACATTTATAGATATTGTTGTCGAATGCTCGTTTTGGAGGAAGAGAAGTACCAGGAAGTTGAACTTCTATGCAATACCAAAATCCAAGTTTATAATAAGAATCTAATATGTTCTAAACTCCATAACACTAAACTATATGTAAACAACATTTATAGATATTGTTGTTGAAGGCGTGACCTCGTCTGCTAAAAGTGAAATGGTATTTTTCGTAGAGCTGCAACTAAATTAAACTCTAATAGTGTTGATGAACTGAagctttaaaatttggtttgaaACGCTGTTGTTTTCGAGAAACGTGAAACAATGCTTTTAGTCCTTCATAGCTTAACTGTCAGAATTTAGTATAATTGAGTATCCTATTAAAATGAGAGGAGAAAACTCAAAACTGAGAAATTAAATAAATCATACAAAGACAATCACAATGTTCATCACACTTCACTTAATATGTCTACATTCCAAGTAGTGATTGGGTATAAAATTATCTTTGTTATCTATTTTTTCTGATTTCACCCAAACAACTTTTTTAGACACGTATATTTTCTACCATCTcgttttttaataattatttatagttTTTTAAAGTATTATACTCAAAGACTTTTATTATTCTAGTTTAGATATATTTAATTTTTGCTCAATtagaaattataaattaaataatttctaaataaattaaataatttctgaaaatggAAAGAGGAGAAAATACTATTAAAAAAAGTCcattttcttattttaaaaataggTGAGTTACTTGAACTTgttttatatttaaatacaatattagcTTCAATAGATAAATTTCAAATGGAAGCTAACATATAGAAAGGAGAGAGCCTCATGACACCAATTTCAGCCACTAATTTCAATTAACGAATGACTGATTTCAATTATGAAATAATCTCAACCGAGAAAATCAATATTACCGCTCATGAATAGTTCAAATTAGCACTATCAGGAGCCTACTCAAATACCATttgtgaatatctctctatttaAATCTCAAGTTCTGAACACTACACTATTCCAAATAAATATGCACATTCTTTTGTATACATCCAGTGCATCTCCATCACTAAAGATCTTAACGAAAACTTACCTCTTTCCAAGATGATGTTACCTTCCTCATAATAACATATGTTACATATTCTAATGATTATTTGAAACTCAGCATAGAAAAAAAATCTtaacaaataaaaatatcatCATTTTTAAGAAAAGTGAAGATGCCAATATAAACCTGGCCAATTGGGAAATGTAAAATTTACACTTGACTAACGTCCGCACATAAGAGAAAGCCTTTCTAGATCAAAGCTACAACATCAAGGATCTCTCTGTCCTTGCACTCAAATTTCAGGCTTCAAATCTTGCCTTCTGAACCTGAAAACAACCAAGTTTATGCAGGATATTTGTGAAATCGGTACAACTACAATTGCTATATTAacaaaaaatcccaaaaatactTATATTTTCTAGATATCAGATAGAGAGAAACAAAATATGTAGAAATCAAGATGTGGACTGGAAATATGCAAAACAGTAATCTACATAAGGTTGAAATTCAAACGCCGACATCCATTCAAATGGGATAAGTAAGTAAAGGAGTAAAAAAATGCATGTTTGAACGAAGGTAGGAGAACAAACTTTTTAAAAAGGGGAGAGGATGCATCCACTCAATAGAGATGGACAAAATGTTTGAAAGATGACCAATGAATTTTAAAgtcaaatatgaaaaatctttTCTGTTACGTACCATTTGCTATATAATTGCTACGGATCTTTTAAAATGTGGCCGTTGGGTTCTGGAGGAACGGTTGGTTATCAGTTGTAATGGCTTTTGGAATTCATTTTCAAGAGACATGACTTTTGGAATCCTacattattaaattttttttttttaaaaaaaagaatgggtgggagaaataagaaaaaatggagaaaaaagaTAATTTGAAATCCAGGCTTAGAAGAGTGCCACGTCACCGGGCTAATGCCCCTCAATTATAGATATATATAGATTTGACAGGTATCAAGAAACACTGTGTATATAAAATGTCACTCAAGATTTCTAAGACAAATTAAATCGAACCATAATCTAATACTGCTCATCAGTCATCATTTtatttcccaaaaaaaaaaaatggtatTACTTATAATCAGTTAATAGCAAAAAAACAATTTAAGAAAAAAGGTTAGCGCCATTAGGAAATGATTGATTTTAGCACGAAGCAAAGCAAAGTGAGGCAACGTGGAGACATTTCAGCGAGAAGGCAATTTTGTGGTTGATAAACACCACACATAGTAGTAGCCTGCCTATTATTCCAAATAACAATTGTACGTTCCTACCTTCCCCTGCAATACAATGGAGGGAGTATTGAGGCCTGTGGTCTCAAAAATTTCAGATGCCAAACCAATGTTCAATCTTCAGGCCTTTCCCTTAAACAAACATTTTCTTCTTATGAAACGAAACAAGCAATTAAGGAAGCCGTCAATCAAAGCCTCCGCCACCGAAGAAATTACAGCACTTACTACTACTTCAGACCCAGATATCACTTGGCAAATTGTTGTTGGCTCTTTGGGTAATACAACTCTActgttttttttgaattttgcgaTTAAGCACTTTATTTATTTACTTACTATTTATAATTGCCTTTTTAGTTCTTATTCTACTTTATTGTTTTTCCTGGGATAACGAATTAGTGGATGACTTTTGCAGCCGGTGTGACACCTTTTGTGGTTGCGGGAATCGAGTTCAGCAAGAGAATTGTTAAGTGCCAGTTCTACGTTTCAATTGAATATGTGCTTCGTTTTCAAAAATCTGATTGCTTGTCCCTTTTTAATATGGCAGGTGAAACAAAGGAAATGTGAAGTATGTGGGGGCTCAGGACTTGTTCTCAAGAACAACAAGTTTTATAAGCGATGTCCTGATTGTGGTACTATATATCCTACTCCTACTCTATTTTTGGCATTCAAATGAACATGCACTAGAACGAACatgttttcatttgttttctttgatATGAATTAATTAAACAGGTGGATTTCTACCCTGGCAGTCTTGGAGAAGATTCTTCACTGGTTAAATCTTTGTGGAAGCTTCACGCCAAGTTTGATTATCCACTCTATACATGTACTATACTAGGAAAAAGAAAATTCTCGACATGGATCTTCTTGTACATCAAGCATAATTTGGCTTTGGTGTTCTTTCCAGTATACTGTTTGTATTCATTTACATATACAGTCAGTTACCAAGCTGCCTTAGAAACTGGAATAACACTACTAACTCTTCTTGAttaatagttttaaaaaaaagtaaggaAATATGAATTAATAAATCCATGACCACCCCCACCTTTCTTTCAGCCATCCCTATGAGGTTATGCCCCGCTGATTGCTAAGTGCTAACGGGTAAAAATTAGGGAAATtaccagctatgtccatttataagtagctcattACTAAAATTGGTCAattgataaaatattactaatattagccaattagttatttgtagcaaaaaaatatcaaatttttgctttgttttgagtGAGTTCTATTAGAATAAATTGGACAcaacttaaggagcttgaatgTCAGTTTTgagatgatttggtgaagttttgaggtagTTTGAATTAAAAATCGAAGTAAAAACTGAAcataaaaaaaatgatatgtgcatcacactgtgtatcatttgtgtatcatatttgtatcaattatgtatcacatgtatatccatgtaacctgtgtgtgagatacatgtgtcgcagaagacttttttgatacaaaaccagtccaaatcacctccaatcttcctcaaattttgtatattgacttatctatatattttcaatgaatttcaactatacccattgaataagttccttttttgtttagatttttggaatattgtatatatttttgtatttcatcaccttatttgctacctcattcatgaaattttctttccgtTTTGTATCTAGTattgctaatcacgcttaaaaatatggaaggtgatttttgcatgtgattatTTGAGAGAAATAACCCTattatttggtttttcaatttttgttggcCAGTTTTAAGTCTATGACTAATGGCTGGAGGTTGGTAAATTGAgatttatttgggacatttgtgtaagtttccgTAAAAATTACCTTCACCAGGTATTTATACCAAATCATATTAATTTATCATGATTAAGTGATTAATTAAGGTGAGTGTGTGTATTAATTAACTATGATTTAGTAATAATTATAGTTGTgaagacatatgtcgtgtatttATTGGTTTGATATAAATTGTACACATGATTTTAAGCAAATGATGTCAGCCTATATTAGCAGGAGATTATCAGGTACCTAGGTTTGAACCCCCTATTTAAGGTATACCTGTTTTTCAAACGCTTTCGGGGAAAATACACACAAAGCCTTGCATGATCATATGCAAATAGTAAAACTTGCGCAAAACACTTAAACGAAAAAGGATGTAAAGATCAAACTTGAGTAAATGTTTAAACAAAAGTACGCAGAAAGGAAAACTTAtacaatacttgagcaaaaagtATTTTTATTTACAACGAATGTGCCAAATGGCACAAGTACAAAAGTtgggaaaagaaatcaaaaattaaGCTGCTACATCTTTGGAACCTGGAGGGAGAGAAGCATCCGCGCCCCAAGGAGAAGTGGGTAGATCCGTCGTCGGCTCGATGTCTTGGCCTTCATCATTTTGGCCTTTAGCATCATCGCCTTTCGGTTCCTTTTCAGTTCCCGAGAATTC
Above is a window of Nicotiana tabacum cultivar K326 chromosome 8, ASM71507v2, whole genome shotgun sequence DNA encoding:
- the LOC107769628 gene encoding uncharacterized protein LOC107769628, giving the protein MEGVLRPVVSKISDAKPMFNLQAFPLNKHFLLMKRNKQLRKPSIKASATEEITALTTTSDPDITWQIVVGSLAGVTPFVVAGIEFSKRIVKQRKCEVCGGSGLVLKNNKFYKRCPDCGGFLPWQSWRRFFTG